GCTCTGTTACTCAACCGCCGGCTTCATCTTCAGGAGCTCCATATCCGTGGCCTGGAACAGCGGGAAATCGGCGCTGACCATCAGATCGCCAACTTTCAGGTCGAGAAGTCGATATTGCGCCAGGCACTGAATGACAGTGAACAGCGAAGTCGCGATCTGGTAGCCCTGTCTGGGGCCGTGATCTGGGAACTGGATGAAAATGGCAGAATCGGCTTTGTTTCAACGCAAATCGCCGAACTTCTGGATCGGGCGCCCGCTGACCTGGTGGGACAGCCACTGGAAGAACTGGTTGCGCCGGCCTTTCAAGACAATTTCAGGCGGGCCCTCGCGGCCGCTCGCAGTGACAGCTCCATTGAGCGGATTGATCTTCCTCTCCTTCACCGGGACCAGGAAGCAGAGGTGCCAGTCGTGCTCAGGGTCCGGGCTTTGAAAGATCCGGTCCACGGACTGTCAGGTTTCCGGATAAGTACCCTGCAACGTATGACCCACTAATCGAGGGTCTTGTGGGTGCCGTCGCACAGGGGGGCATTGCCTGTTTGCTTGCATCCGCAGAACCAGACCCACTCTTTCTTTTCCGCCTCATACTTGACCGGCGTTATACCGGTACCCTTGTGGGAACCGTCACAGAATGGCTGGCTGTTACTGCGGCCACAGGCACACCAGAGGTAGTTCTTTCCTGCCTCCACCATGACGGAGTAAGGCGTCTTACTGGCGATCAACGGTTTCTCATCGGACATAATCTGTTCCTCGAGTCATGACTGTAGTCAACCAGTATAGCCACTCATGGAGAAACACTGCGCTCAGAGCGGCCTGACGATATCCGCAAGGCGCCCGGTCTCGATAAGCTCCATAAACTCGTCGCCCAGACGGTCACTTTCCGCGATCGCCGCCCGCCAGGCCCGTTCTCGGCCAGCATCATCACCCACATAGCGCTCAAAATCCTTACGGTCCGGTAGTTTGCGGTCAGGCAGGGATTCCAGATACTCCTTTGACGGTGCAATCAACAGTACATCCTGCAACCGGGTGGCGTCACCCCGCCGCCAGGGCAAGGACTTATCGAACCAGCCGGGCACCACCTTGTCGGTGAAGTGTGGGTATAGCACGATGCCCGGCTGCTGGTAGGGCAGATCCAGGTGATAATCCAGAAGCCCACCGTCACGATAGATGCCTTCTGGAGCACCGGGTATGTTGCGGACACCGGACATCACCAGGGGGATAGACGCAGAAGCCAGGAGGGCCGGCAGCAGGTTCTCCCGGGTAAAGGCGACCTCGTGGCTGGGGAAATCCACCAGCTTCGCCACGGGCGTTTTCAGACGGGCGTCGTGGATGATGCCCCGCTCCATGAAACGCCCCAGATGCCGGCGACTGACCATGTTGGCGCTGATCGCACCCATGAGGCCCAGCCCCAGGCGGCCTCGCGCATCCTCCGCCAGCATGCCAAGACTGCGAACCACCACAACGTTCAGCCGGTACCAGGGGTGATTCAGAATGGCGTCTTCCCGGCCACCCAGTAATTCTTCCAGGAACAGCACGCTCTTGCGGCTTACTTCAGCACTGCTGACGCCCTTGGCAAACCGCTGGGCGGTATAGAGTTCAGCCAGCCGACCAAGCTGCTCTTTCGGGTCATCGGACGAGGCCACGGCGGCAAACCGCCAGCTGCCAATCGACGAGCCGATCAGCGATCGCTCCTGTGGAACCTGCGGCAGCCAGTCACCAAATATCGCTTTATCCAGGCCGCTGATTCCCAGAGCCTTGGGACCACCGGCAGCGCCCGGAATCACGTGCACGTCTTCCGGTGACAGCGGCTTTTCCTTGAGTCGTTGCATCGCGCGACGACCGGCCCGGATGGTCAAGGCCGGTTCTCGGGTGTGAATAGCAGTCATTGGGTGATCCCTGGGCGTGTCCCTGAAGTAATCTGGCGGAGTTTAGCGAAGTGGACGATGCCCGGCCAACTGAACAAAACTAATGGTGGTCATAAACAGCACTATCTGCTTAATTAAACCAATGGCCATGCTAGACTTCACTACACTCCCGACACAGGACGCGGGCGGATACGACTCTGACAGCAGGAGTATGCTGTGAATTTTTCGGTACCACCCTCTACCCTTGCAAGCAATCCGACGCTCGCGGTGCTCGGCTTCAAACGCCAACTGGTCTACCACCTGCACTTCTGGGCGTTCATCGCGGTAGCGCCGCTGGTCATGGTGCAATGGCAGCAATCCCACTACCTGCTGTCTTCCGTACTGGTGCTTTTTTGCGTCAAT
This genomic stretch from Marinobacter salsuginis harbors:
- a CDS encoding CDGSH iron-sulfur domain-containing protein, which encodes MSDEKPLIASKTPYSVMVEAGKNYLWCACGRSNSQPFCDGSHKGTGITPVKYEAEKKEWVWFCGCKQTGNAPLCDGTHKTLD
- a CDS encoding patatin-like phospholipase family protein produces the protein MTAIHTREPALTIRAGRRAMQRLKEKPLSPEDVHVIPGAAGGPKALGISGLDKAIFGDWLPQVPQERSLIGSSIGSWRFAAVASSDDPKEQLGRLAELYTAQRFAKGVSSAEVSRKSVLFLEELLGGREDAILNHPWYRLNVVVVRSLGMLAEDARGRLGLGLMGAISANMVSRRHLGRFMERGIIHDARLKTPVAKLVDFPSHEVAFTRENLLPALLASASIPLVMSGVRNIPGAPEGIYRDGGLLDYHLDLPYQQPGIVLYPHFTDKVVPGWFDKSLPWRRGDATRLQDVLLIAPSKEYLESLPDRKLPDRKDFERYVGDDAGRERAWRAAIAESDRLGDEFMELIETGRLADIVRPL